A stretch of the Marinobacter sp. JH2 genome encodes the following:
- a CDS encoding glutathione S-transferase family protein, with amino-acid sequence MKIFEAKSAPNPRRVRIFMAEKGLLDKAEFVQVDIEKGENLTPEFKARNPMKKVPVMELDDGTCLAETMAICRFFEENYPDAPKLLGDNALEKAQIEQWLRWIDFYFFMPTGMCFQHTTGYFKDRMNPIKEWGEECGQGVEKFMHFLDKHLEGKEYVCCDKFTAADINAFTTLAFARVVNIRPKPEQTNLQAWYDRIKARPSAQA; translated from the coding sequence ATGAAAATCTTCGAAGCAAAAAGTGCCCCGAACCCGCGCCGAGTCCGCATCTTTATGGCGGAGAAAGGCCTGCTGGATAAGGCTGAGTTCGTGCAAGTAGACATCGAAAAGGGTGAAAACCTGACACCGGAATTCAAAGCCCGGAACCCGATGAAAAAAGTCCCGGTGATGGAGTTGGACGACGGTACATGTTTGGCAGAAACCATGGCTATTTGCCGTTTCTTTGAAGAGAACTACCCCGACGCACCGAAGCTGCTGGGTGATAATGCATTGGAAAAAGCCCAGATCGAGCAATGGCTGCGCTGGATCGACTTCTACTTCTTTATGCCCACCGGCATGTGTTTCCAGCACACCACCGGGTATTTCAAAGATCGCATGAACCCCATCAAGGAATGGGGTGAAGAGTGCGGGCAGGGTGTGGAAAAGTTCATGCACTTCCTGGACAAGCACCTTGAAGGCAAAGAGTACGTTTGCTGCGACAAATTTACCGCAGCCGACATCAACGCCTTCACCACGTTGGCCTTTGCGCGAGTAGTGAACATTCGCCCCAAGCCGGAGCAAACTAACCTGCAGGCCTGGTACGATCGCATCAAAGCGCGGCCCTCGGCTCAGGCATAA
- a CDS encoding DUF4202 domain-containing protein, which translates to MTQTIKLTKALEAIDRANRTDPNMEQVNGESLPKEYAYSLHMTRWLFALDAEPSERMQIACRAQHIERWTMPRSDFGEGRKNYYQWRQACGRMHGRRAAEIMAECGYPREECERVETILTKRELRNDPDTQLLEDVACMVFLERYFARFYEENPDYDKDKWLTIVRRTWAKMTPRGHEAALQLAGSLPPHLLALLQEALSETSE; encoded by the coding sequence ATGACGCAAACCATAAAGCTAACGAAGGCCCTTGAGGCCATTGATCGCGCCAATCGAACCGATCCGAATATGGAGCAGGTTAACGGCGAGAGCCTCCCCAAGGAGTACGCCTATAGTCTGCACATGACGCGTTGGTTGTTTGCGTTGGATGCGGAGCCTTCCGAGCGGATGCAGATTGCCTGTCGGGCCCAGCACATCGAACGCTGGACCATGCCAAGAAGTGATTTCGGCGAAGGTCGGAAGAATTACTACCAGTGGCGGCAGGCTTGTGGCCGCATGCACGGTCGGCGTGCGGCGGAAATCATGGCGGAATGTGGTTATCCGCGGGAAGAGTGCGAGCGGGTAGAAACCATCCTCACCAAGCGCGAACTGCGCAACGATCCAGACACCCAATTGCTGGAAGATGTGGCTTGTATGGTGTTTCTGGAGCGCTACTTCGCCCGGTTCTACGAAGAAAACCCAGATTATGACAAAGACAAGTGGCTCACCATTGTCCGCCGTACCTGGGCCAAAATGACCCCGCGAGGCCATGAGGCTGCGTTGCAGCTGGCGGGCAGTCTGCCGCCCCATCTATTGGCGTTGCTGCAAGAAGCCCTGTCCGAAACAAGCGAATAA
- a CDS encoding response regulator transcription factor produces the protein MAVSANNNPKILIAEDDPSLREQLARQLTSQGYRVLQSHQGDQALVAALGQRLDMILLDVLLPTMNGFEVLQRLRKTCQTPVMMLTNDGSEDERILGYQQGADDCVPKPFSYTELFLRIEALLRRTRGALDHRSEPSSLSVGELQLDRQTMQVFYKERPLTLTPIQFRLLWILVLHQREPLSKPYLYRVVLEKEFSRYDRSLDMHLSRIRRKLVEVGMAGDRLQTVHGKGYCFW, from the coding sequence ATGGCTGTTTCTGCCAACAATAATCCCAAGATTCTGATCGCCGAAGACGACCCAAGCCTCCGTGAGCAACTGGCCCGCCAGTTAACCTCTCAGGGGTATCGAGTGCTGCAAAGCCATCAAGGCGATCAAGCGTTGGTGGCGGCATTGGGACAGCGGCTGGATATGATCCTGCTGGATGTTTTGTTGCCCACCATGAACGGCTTCGAAGTATTACAAAGGCTTCGTAAAACCTGCCAGACACCGGTCATGATGTTGACTAACGATGGTTCCGAGGACGAGCGCATACTGGGTTATCAGCAAGGCGCCGACGACTGTGTACCCAAACCCTTCAGTTACACAGAATTGTTCCTGCGCATTGAGGCGTTGCTGCGGCGTACCCGTGGCGCTCTTGATCACCGCTCCGAGCCCTCAAGCCTTTCAGTGGGCGAGCTGCAGTTAGACCGCCAAACCATGCAGGTGTTTTATAAGGAACGCCCGTTAACCCTGACCCCTATTCAGTTCCGGCTACTTTGGATTCTGGTGTTGCACCAACGAGAACCCCTGAGCAAACCCTACCTCTATCGTGTTGTACTCGAAAAAGAGTTCAGCCGGTACGACCGTAGTCTGGATATGCACTTGAGCCGCATTCGCCGCAAGCTGGTAGAGGTTGGTATGGCGGGGGATAGGCTGCAAACGGTTCATGGCAAAGGATACTGTTTCTGGTAG
- a CDS encoding TonB-dependent receptor, with protein MAVSSPVAQPTQFRRSTLWLALLAAPLAHAEPVTLNAIEVTAERVAEADAVVDAQALERYQADDLEDVFAGEPEVSVGGSVGVAQKVYVRGFEDPLLNVSVDGATQAGALFHHTGRIAVDPDLLKRVEVETGAGRATAGAGALGGAIRFVTKDPEDLLREGENVGALVKLGSFSNTKGYGVNSTIFGRLNDQWSTLVSVSQSDHERYEDGNGDEVPGTDARQQMGMAKVVGHFGNGQTLRLSHEVRTDEGERPQRPQWVVSGFNKLYELDGRRDTTTLNYAVAPEGNPWLDTEFTLYQTESEVEQNVEDRWGRYYGFSRSIGGDLRNTSQLGDHSLTYGVDYREDKINAGGETDKRAEEETGDVLGVYLQADLWLTQQLLLSTGARYDDYNLRDNNDQKFSEDAVSPNASLAWHVLDGLTLKAGYAEAFRGPMPHDAFKIDRGQNDPDLKGEKAKNTEVGFDYAYQNFTLSAEVYRSEVKDAIADALFGPAIYENIGDLESDGYRISAGYQWNALNAGLSFHSNDAEVDGQPLTVYEHNLLGNTIGDTWVADLAYRLNRNLEFGWQGQFVQGIDNLETSVGTIDKPGYGVHDVFVNWLPTGNEDLRLTLAVKNVGDNQYLDHASNADYEHIAGYEGVVGLPAPGRDVRLGLAMRF; from the coding sequence ATGGCAGTCTCATCCCCGGTCGCACAACCCACACAGTTTCGGCGCAGTACCCTCTGGCTGGCGCTTTTGGCCGCGCCATTGGCTCACGCTGAACCCGTCACACTGAATGCTATCGAGGTGACCGCTGAGCGCGTGGCCGAGGCAGACGCTGTGGTAGACGCACAAGCCCTTGAGCGTTATCAGGCCGACGATCTTGAAGATGTATTCGCCGGTGAACCGGAGGTGAGTGTGGGCGGTTCCGTGGGCGTGGCGCAGAAAGTCTACGTGCGTGGTTTTGAAGATCCGCTGCTGAACGTCAGTGTGGATGGTGCCACTCAGGCTGGCGCGTTGTTCCACCACACGGGTCGTATCGCCGTAGACCCGGATCTGTTGAAGCGGGTAGAAGTTGAAACCGGTGCCGGCAGAGCCACGGCAGGGGCCGGCGCACTGGGCGGTGCCATTCGTTTTGTGACCAAAGATCCTGAAGACTTGTTGCGTGAGGGTGAGAACGTAGGTGCATTGGTGAAATTGGGCTCCTTCTCGAACACCAAAGGCTACGGCGTGAACTCCACGATTTTTGGCCGCCTCAACGACCAGTGGAGCACCTTGGTGTCTGTCAGCCAGAGCGACCACGAACGCTATGAAGATGGCAACGGCGACGAAGTACCGGGTACCGATGCGCGCCAGCAAATGGGTATGGCTAAAGTAGTGGGGCATTTTGGCAACGGCCAAACCCTGCGCCTCAGCCACGAAGTGCGCACCGATGAGGGCGAACGCCCGCAGCGTCCACAGTGGGTTGTGAGCGGTTTCAACAAACTTTACGAGCTGGACGGCCGCCGAGACACCACCACACTGAACTACGCTGTGGCTCCGGAAGGGAATCCCTGGCTGGATACTGAATTCACCTTGTATCAGACTGAATCGGAAGTAGAGCAGAACGTCGAAGATCGCTGGGGGCGCTACTATGGTTTCAGTCGCAGTATCGGTGGTGACCTACGCAACACGAGCCAGCTCGGCGATCACAGCCTGACCTACGGCGTCGATTACCGGGAAGATAAAATCAATGCCGGCGGCGAAACCGATAAGCGCGCTGAAGAGGAAACCGGCGATGTTCTCGGCGTTTATCTGCAAGCCGATCTGTGGCTAACCCAGCAATTGTTGCTCAGCACCGGTGCCCGCTACGACGACTACAACCTACGTGACAACAACGACCAGAAGTTCAGTGAAGACGCCGTGAGCCCGAACGCCAGTCTGGCCTGGCATGTGCTGGATGGCCTGACCCTGAAGGCAGGCTATGCGGAAGCGTTCCGCGGCCCCATGCCTCACGATGCGTTCAAAATTGATCGTGGACAGAACGACCCGGACCTGAAAGGCGAAAAAGCGAAAAACACCGAAGTCGGCTTCGATTACGCCTATCAGAATTTCACTCTGTCAGCTGAGGTCTACCGTTCTGAAGTTAAAGATGCCATCGCGGATGCGTTATTCGGACCGGCCATTTACGAGAATATCGGCGATCTTGAATCCGACGGCTACCGCATCTCCGCGGGTTATCAATGGAACGCCCTGAACGCAGGTTTAAGCTTCCACAGCAACGATGCCGAAGTGGATGGTCAGCCATTGACCGTGTACGAGCATAACCTGCTGGGCAACACCATCGGTGACACCTGGGTGGCCGATCTCGCATACCGATTGAACCGCAATCTGGAATTTGGCTGGCAAGGCCAGTTTGTTCAGGGGATCGATAATCTGGAAACGTCAGTGGGCACCATCGACAAGCCCGGCTACGGCGTGCACGACGTGTTCGTAAACTGGTTGCCCACCGGCAACGAAGATCTGCGCCTGACCCTGGCAGTCAAGAATGTGGGCGACAATCAATACCTCGACCATGCCAGCAACGCCGATTATGAGCATATTGCTGGTTATGAAGGGGTCGTTGGCTTACCCGCACCAGGCCGGGATGTCCGCCTTGGTCTGGCCATGCGTTTCTGA
- a CDS encoding ABC transporter substrate-binding protein: protein MLRTRVIAALLGGLFCLWADVSFAARTVTDLAGRSVELPGEVNRIILGESRYIPALAILEGDALPDRLAGMLPDFEMTDPGGYAQYLKAFPELADVPRVGHTSADSFSLESVLAMGADLAIFSLEGHGPGARNGQLIDQLQRAGIAVVFIDFRRSPLVNTPKSMTVLGEVLGRQEQAKTFNRFYRQQLKKVTDVVGQIPAPDKPTVFLHSRLGLHDSCCETMVEGMMGHFLQAAGARNIAEGKVPGVSGVLNLEYLISNPPDYYVATAIGSQKYARSDADYSYVMLGAGIDAGMARASLAQATNRPGLRAVKPIREGQAMAIWHHFYNTPMNVIAVQALARWFHPEAFADLNPESTLVEFYQRFQPVELDGVYWISAQETPE from the coding sequence ATGTTGAGAACCCGAGTTATTGCCGCCCTGCTGGGCGGCCTTTTCTGTTTGTGGGCGGACGTCTCGTTCGCGGCCCGAACCGTTACGGATTTAGCGGGTCGTTCGGTGGAGCTGCCTGGTGAGGTAAACCGGATTATATTGGGTGAAAGTCGGTATATTCCAGCGCTTGCCATTCTGGAGGGTGATGCCCTGCCTGACCGCCTCGCCGGTATGCTTCCGGATTTTGAAATGACCGATCCGGGCGGGTACGCCCAGTATTTGAAAGCCTTCCCGGAACTGGCAGATGTGCCGCGGGTGGGCCACACCTCCGCCGACAGTTTCAGTTTGGAAAGCGTGCTCGCCATGGGCGCAGATCTCGCCATCTTCAGCCTGGAAGGACACGGCCCCGGAGCTCGTAACGGCCAGCTGATCGACCAGCTGCAGCGGGCGGGCATCGCCGTGGTATTCATAGACTTCCGGCGGAGCCCGCTGGTGAATACCCCGAAAAGCATGACCGTGTTAGGCGAAGTGCTGGGTCGGCAAGAGCAGGCGAAAACCTTTAATCGGTTCTATCGCCAACAGCTGAAGAAAGTTACCGACGTGGTGGGGCAGATTCCGGCGCCGGATAAACCCACGGTATTCCTGCACAGCCGGCTAGGCCTGCACGACAGCTGCTGTGAAACTATGGTTGAAGGCATGATGGGGCACTTCCTCCAAGCCGCCGGCGCGCGCAACATTGCCGAGGGTAAAGTGCCGGGTGTCAGTGGGGTCTTGAACCTTGAATACCTGATCAGCAACCCGCCGGATTACTACGTGGCCACGGCCATCGGCTCGCAAAAGTACGCCCGCTCTGACGCTGACTACAGCTACGTCATGCTCGGCGCCGGTATCGATGCGGGCATGGCCCGAGCGTCGTTGGCTCAGGCCACAAACCGGCCCGGGTTGCGTGCGGTAAAGCCCATCCGTGAGGGGCAGGCAATGGCCATCTGGCACCATTTTTACAACACCCCGATGAACGTCATCGCTGTTCAGGCTCTGGCCCGATGGTTTCACCCGGAAGCTTTTGCCGATCTGAACCCGGAATCGACGCTGGTGGAATTCTACCAACGCTTTCAGCCAGTCGAGCTGGATGGGGTTTATTGGATTAGTGCTCAGGAGACTCCTGAATGA
- a CDS encoding iron ABC transporter permease, producing MSAVAPSSNGVVDNSAPGTSLAAQYRRFVLRRVLCLAALAVIAVAALLVDIASGPSMLGLGDVIHGLLKPDSLDAGTRVIIEDIRLPYALMAVVVGACLGLAGAEMQTVLNNPLASPFTLGVGAAATLGASLVIAFNISFLGLAAHVLLPLSAFVFAAVASLLILLLSRTLGASVHAVVLFGIALLFGINAVVGLIQFVADAESVQQIVFWTMGSLARASLDKVMIVAAVLAVCLPFSLRNAWAMTLLRSGEEQARSLGIRVERLRLTVLMRVSLLTAAAMCFVGEIGFIGLVAPHIARLMLGEDHRFLLPGSALAGAVLLSLSSIASKLLVPGVVLPVGIVTALVGIPLFILLIIGRSRRVAL from the coding sequence ATGAGCGCCGTGGCCCCATCGTCAAATGGCGTTGTGGATAACTCAGCCCCGGGAACCTCGCTGGCCGCCCAATACCGTCGTTTTGTCTTGCGGCGTGTGTTGTGTCTTGCGGCTCTGGCAGTAATCGCTGTCGCCGCCTTGTTGGTGGACATCGCCAGCGGGCCGTCCATGCTGGGCCTTGGCGATGTGATCCACGGCTTGCTGAAGCCGGACAGCCTCGATGCCGGGACCCGGGTGATTATTGAAGACATTCGATTGCCCTATGCCTTGATGGCCGTGGTGGTAGGCGCTTGCTTGGGCCTTGCCGGTGCTGAGATGCAAACGGTGTTGAATAACCCGCTGGCCAGCCCGTTCACCTTGGGCGTGGGTGCGGCAGCTACGCTGGGCGCATCTTTGGTGATTGCCTTCAACATCTCTTTTCTGGGGCTGGCGGCCCATGTGTTGCTGCCGTTGTCGGCGTTTGTTTTTGCCGCAGTGGCTTCCTTGCTGATTTTGCTGTTGTCGCGCACCTTGGGCGCGTCGGTGCATGCAGTCGTGCTGTTTGGTATCGCCCTGTTATTCGGCATCAATGCCGTGGTGGGGCTGATCCAGTTTGTCGCAGACGCAGAGTCGGTGCAGCAAATTGTGTTCTGGACCATGGGCAGTCTGGCCCGGGCGAGTCTGGATAAAGTTATGATCGTCGCCGCGGTGCTGGCGGTCTGCCTGCCGTTTTCGCTGCGCAACGCCTGGGCTATGACACTGCTGCGCAGTGGCGAAGAACAGGCGCGCAGTTTGGGCATCCGCGTTGAACGGCTGCGGCTTACGGTACTGATGCGGGTCAGTCTGCTGACCGCTGCCGCCATGTGTTTTGTCGGCGAAATTGGTTTTATCGGATTGGTGGCCCCGCACATTGCCCGGCTGATGCTCGGCGAAGATCACCGTTTCCTACTTCCGGGCAGCGCGCTGGCCGGCGCGGTGTTGCTGTCGTTGTCTTCCATCGCCAGCAAACTGCTGGTGCCGGGTGTGGTGCTGCCGGTGGGTATAGTCACCGCGCTGGTGGGCATTCCCTTGTTTATCCTTTTGATTATCGGCCGCAGCCGGAGGGTCGCGTTGTGA
- a CDS encoding ABC transporter ATP-binding protein yields MTLQLQSVTAGYRNRAVFNNLSLPKIPAGALVAVIGPNAVGKSTLLKSIAGLLPISGDMTFGGENLAALSSHQRTRRIGYLPQPLPQAIPLVAYETVFSACRSARGDWTREQTEQAIENVFDTLGIRQLALRRLSEMSGGQRQMVGLAQVLVRQTPLMLLDEPTSALDLHWQLNVLNAVRDATHQERSVALVACHDLNLALRYCDQVLVLSPGGQAELGTPEQVLTPDLLARTYGIEARIERCSQGQPIVLADRPLPASVR; encoded by the coding sequence GTGACATTGCAGCTGCAATCCGTAACCGCCGGTTACCGAAACCGGGCCGTGTTTAACAACCTGTCTCTGCCGAAAATACCGGCGGGAGCCTTGGTGGCTGTGATCGGGCCGAACGCGGTCGGTAAATCCACCTTGCTGAAATCCATTGCAGGTTTGCTGCCGATTTCCGGTGACATGACCTTTGGCGGTGAAAATCTGGCGGCGCTGAGTTCGCATCAGCGCACTCGGCGAATTGGCTACCTGCCTCAGCCACTGCCGCAAGCCATTCCATTGGTGGCCTATGAAACTGTATTCAGTGCCTGCCGTTCGGCTAGGGGCGACTGGACTCGCGAACAGACAGAGCAAGCCATTGAAAATGTGTTCGATACGCTGGGCATTCGTCAGCTGGCCTTGCGTCGGCTGTCGGAAATGTCGGGTGGTCAGCGGCAAATGGTGGGCTTAGCGCAAGTGCTGGTACGCCAGACACCGCTGATGCTGTTGGATGAGCCCACAAGTGCGCTGGATCTGCACTGGCAATTGAATGTGCTCAACGCCGTGCGCGATGCCACCCATCAAGAGCGTTCTGTGGCATTGGTGGCGTGCCACGATCTCAATCTGGCGTTGCGTTATTGCGACCAGGTGCTGGTGTTGTCGCCCGGCGGTCAGGCCGAACTCGGCACGCCGGAACAGGTATTAACGCCAGACTTGCTGGCACGCACCTACGGCATTGAAGCCCGTATTGAACGCTGTTCACAGGGCCAACCCATTGTGCTGGCGGACCGCCCCTTGCCCGCCAGTGTTCGCTGA
- a CDS encoding DUF2218 domain-containing protein yields MPFMNAQVSTANPSRLINRLCKHFSHKIEAVWSETNGLLTFSIGECRLSTLNGALSLECQSPTADELDELGQVVASHLIRFAGDEVAEVQWNPATA; encoded by the coding sequence ATGCCGTTTATGAACGCTCAAGTATCCACCGCAAACCCCAGCCGTTTGATTAACCGCTTGTGCAAACATTTCAGCCACAAGATCGAAGCCGTGTGGAGCGAAACCAACGGGTTGCTCACCTTCTCCATCGGAGAGTGCCGGTTGAGTACCCTAAACGGAGCGCTGTCGCTGGAATGCCAGTCGCCGACTGCGGACGAATTGGACGAGTTGGGGCAGGTGGTGGCGTCCCACCTCATCCGCTTTGCTGGCGATGAGGTGGCCGAGGTTCAATGGAACCCCGCGACCGCTTGA
- a CDS encoding sugar phosphate isomerase/epimerase produces the protein MIRFHLCTISFRHHLVSLPELADWAKRNGFDGIELWAVHARHLDRQPALDGHWIERQGLRIPMVSDYLPLDGSEAEALRKTREACRLAKRWHANKVRTFAGPLGSDEVSPGQRRAMTQRLKTLTRCVAGEGLSLMLETHPGTLADTVGSTLELLSDIDHSALGINFDVLHVWESGANPLVALKQLAPWVHHCHFKNIQQHSQLGVFAPANVYSPAGTREGMVPVLEGACDYQPILAELAAWQSEGIDLDVSLEWFGSDSYRVLNSDLRQLRKVLAEQCTQPQAVAGFH, from the coding sequence ATGATCCGTTTTCACCTGTGTACCATCTCATTCCGGCACCATTTGGTGTCGTTACCAGAGCTGGCCGACTGGGCCAAACGCAACGGCTTCGACGGCATTGAGCTTTGGGCCGTGCACGCACGCCATCTGGACCGGCAGCCTGCCTTGGATGGCCACTGGATAGAACGCCAGGGGCTGCGCATTCCCATGGTCAGCGATTACCTACCGCTGGATGGCAGTGAAGCGGAAGCGCTTCGCAAAACCCGCGAGGCCTGTCGGTTGGCAAAGCGTTGGCACGCAAACAAGGTGCGCACCTTTGCGGGGCCATTAGGCAGCGACGAGGTTTCGCCCGGCCAGCGCCGGGCTATGACTCAGCGGTTAAAAACTCTGACCCGGTGTGTGGCCGGTGAGGGCTTGTCGCTGATGCTGGAAACTCACCCAGGCACCTTGGCAGACACCGTGGGCTCCACCCTCGAACTGCTGAGCGACATTGACCACTCGGCCCTGGGGATCAACTTTGACGTGCTGCACGTTTGGGAGTCTGGTGCTAACCCTTTGGTTGCGCTTAAGCAGCTGGCACCCTGGGTACACCATTGTCACTTCAAGAACATTCAACAACACAGCCAGCTAGGCGTGTTTGCTCCCGCTAACGTGTATTCGCCAGCGGGTACGCGTGAGGGCATGGTGCCGGTTTTGGAGGGTGCGTGTGACTACCAGCCTATACTGGCAGAGCTGGCGGCGTGGCAATCAGAAGGCATCGATCTGGATGTGTCTCTGGAATGGTTCGGTTCGGACAGCTACCGGGTACTGAACAGCGATCTCCGCCAGCTACGCAAGGTGCTGGCAGAGCAATGCACTCAACCTCAAGCGGTCGCGGGGTTCCATTGA
- a CDS encoding DUF6005 family protein, with protein sequence MIKVHCFVSCVCEIIKRTPGVDHRPFYFGVWDADFSVNDAVELSYHSPHTRHNEFRDWYKLLYGISIEPWYNPEADKETNIQTLVSLVENRPSDRQVMVMLDLYRLPERENKFHQNPFPHYVMLEATDNPGEWFMSDPDFRWEGVLPRARILESVRSPAAAGGFYFDGLNIHHTPAETVAAYFAQCMKANHNPFTDALRCILRAHTGPDACQPLAHLPHAFREIPVMAIRKYAYEHAFAWLLEDQGKQAEGAPWFEAVCEDIERLVKTYTQIQFRVLKLVMSGNNDLLASVEQLLNEQDERELAIKTSLLELFDDWQCYRNIGVPRTDTEQAPLEVL encoded by the coding sequence GTGATCAAGGTGCACTGTTTTGTCAGCTGCGTGTGCGAGATCATCAAACGCACACCCGGGGTTGACCACCGTCCGTTTTACTTCGGCGTTTGGGATGCCGATTTTTCGGTGAATGATGCCGTGGAGCTGTCTTACCACTCGCCCCACACCCGCCATAACGAGTTCCGCGACTGGTACAAGCTGTTGTACGGCATCAGCATTGAACCTTGGTACAACCCTGAGGCGGACAAAGAAACCAACATCCAGACATTGGTGTCGCTGGTGGAAAACCGGCCCTCGGACCGGCAAGTAATGGTGATGCTTGACCTGTACCGGCTACCCGAACGTGAGAACAAATTTCACCAGAATCCGTTTCCGCACTACGTGATGCTGGAAGCCACCGACAACCCCGGTGAATGGTTCATGTCTGATCCGGACTTTCGGTGGGAAGGGGTGTTGCCGAGAGCCCGGATTCTGGAATCCGTGCGCTCTCCGGCCGCCGCCGGTGGCTTCTATTTCGATGGTTTGAACATACACCACACGCCGGCTGAAACCGTTGCCGCCTACTTCGCGCAATGCATGAAGGCCAACCACAACCCGTTCACCGATGCCCTGCGGTGCATCCTTCGCGCCCATACCGGGCCCGATGCCTGCCAACCGCTGGCACACCTGCCCCATGCTTTTCGGGAAATTCCGGTGATGGCGATTCGCAAGTACGCCTATGAACACGCCTTCGCCTGGCTACTCGAAGATCAAGGCAAACAAGCCGAAGGCGCGCCCTGGTTTGAAGCGGTCTGCGAAGACATCGAACGTTTGGTGAAAACCTATACGCAAATTCAGTTTCGCGTTTTGAAATTGGTGATGTCCGGCAATAACGACCTGCTGGCCAGCGTTGAGCAACTGTTGAATGAACAAGATGAGCGGGAACTCGCCATCAAAACCAGCCTGCTGGAATTGTTCGATGACTGGCAGTGTTATCGCAACATCGGCGTGCCCCGAACCGATACCGAACAAGCCCCACTGGAGGTGCTGTGA
- a CDS encoding phosphopantetheine-binding protein, whose amino-acid sequence MRVNRHAAIKAALQQHLPNARLSAFTGSARLNADLAIDSIMLLQLIVHLELEHGFNLPEETLLTQELETVDDLARLLVANDHKEPSL is encoded by the coding sequence ATGAGGGTCAACCGCCATGCCGCTATCAAGGCGGCTCTTCAGCAGCATTTGCCGAACGCGCGGCTCTCCGCTTTCACGGGCAGTGCCCGTTTGAACGCAGATTTGGCCATCGACTCCATCATGTTGCTGCAATTGATTGTGCATCTGGAACTGGAACACGGCTTCAACCTGCCGGAAGAAACCTTACTGACGCAGGAACTCGAAACTGTGGATGATCTGGCCCGGCTGTTGGTCGCCAACGACCACAAGGAGCCGTCGCTGTGA